The following proteins are co-located in the Streptomyces sp. NBC_00435 genome:
- a CDS encoding maleylpyruvate isomerase family mycothiol-dependent enzyme: MEIINYLQTLAHEGRQLADTAERAGAEAVVPTCPEWRVADLLRHTGSVHRWATGYVAEGLSGRAPFPDAPELVGEELLAWFREGHATLVRTLTGAPADTRCWTFLPTAPPSPLAFWARRQAHETTMHRMDAEAALGTGFGAVEPAFAQDGVDELLTGFHARPQSRVRTAEPRVMRVRASDTGAVWTVHLSPEPARTVRGDEDGGVADCTLTGEAAWLYSALWNRRPLTGPGVTGDAELARLWADTAGI; the protein is encoded by the coding sequence TTACCTGCAGACCCTGGCCCACGAGGGCCGGCAGCTCGCCGACACCGCCGAACGTGCCGGTGCGGAAGCCGTGGTGCCCACCTGCCCCGAGTGGCGGGTCGCCGATCTGCTGCGCCACACCGGTTCGGTGCACCGCTGGGCGACCGGGTACGTGGCGGAGGGCCTGAGCGGGCGGGCGCCCTTCCCCGATGCCCCGGAACTGGTGGGCGAAGAGCTGCTCGCCTGGTTCCGGGAGGGCCACGCGACGCTCGTGCGCACCCTGACCGGGGCGCCGGCCGACACCCGGTGCTGGACGTTCCTGCCGACGGCGCCGCCCTCCCCGCTGGCCTTCTGGGCACGGCGCCAGGCGCACGAGACCACCATGCACCGGATGGATGCGGAGGCGGCACTCGGCACCGGGTTCGGGGCGGTGGAGCCCGCTTTCGCGCAGGACGGGGTGGACGAGCTGCTCACCGGCTTCCACGCGCGGCCGCAGAGCCGGGTCCGGACGGCGGAGCCCCGCGTGATGCGGGTGCGGGCCTCCGACACGGGCGCGGTGTGGACCGTACACCTGTCGCCGGAACCGGCGCGCACGGTGCGCGGGGACGAGGACGGCGGGGTGGCCGACTGCACTCTGACGGGTGAGGCGGCCTGGCTCTACTCGGCGCTGTGGAACCGGCGGCCGCTGACCGGGCCGGGCGTCACGGGTGACGCGGAACTGGCGCGGCTCTGGGCGGACACCGCCGGGATCTGA
- a CDS encoding DUF6332 family protein encodes MERRSQADRDAITIEIVYAFISGGFAAGLVFAAVYGPALAFDLSPTTGRTLAVVGGVLGATAFVLRAAHVLWRLPHRPGNDGR; translated from the coding sequence ATGGAGCGACGGAGCCAGGCGGATCGGGACGCGATCACCATCGAGATCGTCTACGCCTTCATCAGCGGCGGCTTCGCCGCCGGCCTCGTCTTCGCCGCGGTGTACGGTCCTGCCCTGGCCTTCGACCTCTCCCCCACGACCGGCCGGACCCTGGCGGTCGTGGGCGGCGTCCTCGGTGCGACGGCTTTCGTCCTGCGGGCCGCCCACGTCCTGTGGCGCCTCCCCCACCGCCCGGGGAACGACGGCCGCTAG
- a CDS encoding spherulation-specific family 4 protein: protein MTRVAKAVYAVLATLLLAAPAPAVTASASPGPVRAAPTAPAPAPTPQVRPTPRAPGVRGLEIAVPAYVWANDPMLVDLTATGPAASVVVLNPGNGDSPFDASWRARADALRTGTTATGERTKVLGYVHTDHGNRDLAAVKASVDNYLKPADGGDGRLHVDGIFFDVVSRDCGPGNATRDHYAELRRYVQDTMEAVAPGAADLVVNNPGTAIADCYLEPGHRTADVFVTFEDTYAAYAGGGWLGGNVFNALTGYRSGAELDPSGTAFWHLVHDVPDVAAMRTTLRTAFERGAGYAYATSTRMPNPWNAQPSWKYRPQTAYASGLG, encoded by the coding sequence ATGACCCGCGTCGCGAAGGCCGTTTACGCCGTGCTCGCCACCCTCTTACTCGCCGCGCCGGCGCCCGCGGTCACCGCGTCGGCGAGCCCGGGCCCGGTGCGGGCCGCGCCGACCGCGCCGGCGCCCGCGCCCACCCCCCAGGTGAGACCGACGCCCCGGGCGCCCGGCGTACGGGGCCTGGAGATAGCCGTCCCGGCCTACGTGTGGGCGAACGACCCGATGCTCGTCGACCTCACCGCCACCGGTCCGGCCGCCTCCGTGGTGGTCCTCAATCCGGGCAACGGGGACTCCCCGTTCGACGCCTCCTGGAGAGCCCGGGCCGACGCCCTGCGCACCGGCACCACCGCCACCGGTGAGAGGACCAAGGTGCTGGGCTACGTCCACACCGACCACGGCAACCGCGACCTCGCCGCCGTCAAGGCCTCCGTGGACAACTACCTCAAGCCCGCTGACGGCGGTGACGGGCGCCTCCACGTGGACGGCATCTTCTTCGACGTCGTCAGCCGCGACTGCGGCCCGGGCAACGCCACCCGCGACCACTACGCGGAGCTGCGGCGCTACGTCCAGGACACCATGGAAGCGGTCGCACCCGGCGCCGCGGACCTGGTCGTCAACAACCCGGGCACGGCCATCGCCGACTGCTACCTGGAGCCCGGGCACCGCACCGCCGACGTCTTCGTCACCTTCGAGGACACGTACGCGGCCTACGCGGGCGGCGGCTGGCTCGGCGGCAACGTCTTCAATGCGCTGACCGGCTACCGTTCGGGCGCCGAACTGGACCCGAGCGGTACCGCGTTCTGGCACCTGGTCCACGACGTCCCGGACGTCGCCGCGATGCGCACCACGCTCCGTACGGCCTTCGAACGCGGCGCTGGCTACGCCTATGCCACCAGCACCCGGATGCCGAACCCCTGGAACGCCCAGCCCAGTTGGAAGTACCGTCCCCAGACGGCGTACGCGTCCGGCCTGGGCTGA
- a CDS encoding TetR/AcrR family transcriptional regulator: MSTVRGARERARIEVTAAIKDEARRALAAEGAAKLSLRAVARELGMVSSALYRYFPSRDELLTALIVDAYDSVGAAAEAADVRSLTAGAAPRARWISVCEAVRTWALDHPHEYALIYGSPVPGYTAPADTIGPASRVGNAFIGIVRAAYEGRGVALPPLPAELRPEAVRMAGDFAEGLPPEVAAALVAAWAQLFGLISFELFGQFTRVVEDRATFFTHAADQLAHGVGLPAV; encoded by the coding sequence ATGAGCACCGTGCGAGGGGCCAGGGAACGAGCCCGCATCGAAGTCACCGCCGCCATCAAGGACGAGGCGCGCCGCGCGCTCGCGGCCGAGGGCGCCGCCAAACTCTCGCTGCGCGCGGTCGCCCGCGAACTGGGCATGGTCTCCTCCGCCCTCTACCGCTACTTCCCCAGCCGCGACGAGCTGCTCACCGCGCTCATCGTCGACGCCTACGACAGCGTCGGCGCCGCCGCCGAGGCGGCCGACGTCCGTTCGCTCACCGCCGGCGCCGCGCCCCGCGCCCGCTGGATCTCGGTCTGCGAGGCCGTCCGCACCTGGGCGCTGGACCATCCGCACGAGTACGCGCTCATCTACGGCTCACCCGTCCCCGGCTACACGGCCCCGGCCGACACCATCGGCCCGGCCTCCCGCGTGGGCAATGCCTTCATCGGCATCGTCCGGGCCGCCTACGAGGGCCGCGGCGTCGCCCTCCCGCCGCTCCCCGCCGAGCTGCGGCCCGAAGCCGTCCGGATGGCCGGGGACTTCGCCGAGGGCCTGCCCCCCGAGGTCGCCGCCGCACTGGTCGCCGCCTGGGCGCAACTCTTCGGGCTGATCTCCTTCGAGCTGTTCGGCCAGTTCACCCGCGTCGTCGAGGACCGCGCCACCTTCTTCACGCACGCGGCCGACCAGCTGGCGCACGGGGTCGGGCTGCCCGCGGTGTGA
- a CDS encoding nitroreductase family deazaflavin-dependent oxidoreductase, translating to MNTPAPYYMQASPLGTRFNALLGKLARIGISLAGTAELSVRGRTSGQMQRIPVNPYTQDGTQYLVSARGHSQWVRNMRAAGGGELRVGRKVRAFTVSELTDPAEKAVVLRGYLKKWGWEVNRFFKGITVNSSESELQAAATDHPVFRITVAP from the coding sequence ATGAACACGCCCGCCCCGTACTACATGCAGGCCAGCCCGCTCGGCACCCGTTTCAACGCCCTCCTCGGCAAGCTCGCCCGCATCGGCATCAGCCTGGCCGGAACCGCCGAGCTCTCGGTGCGCGGCCGCACCTCCGGCCAGATGCAGCGGATCCCGGTGAACCCGTACACCCAGGACGGCACCCAGTACCTGGTCTCCGCCCGCGGCCACTCCCAGTGGGTGCGCAACATGCGGGCGGCGGGCGGCGGCGAGCTCCGCGTGGGCCGCAAGGTGCGCGCCTTCACCGTCTCCGAGCTCACCGACCCCGCCGAGAAGGCCGTCGTCCTGCGCGGCTACCTGAAGAAGTGGGGCTGGGAGGTCAACCGGTTCTTCAAGGGGATCACCGTGAACTCCTCGGAGTCCGAGCTCCAGGCGGCCGCCACCGACCACCCGGTCTTCCGCATCACGGTCGCCCCCTGA
- a CDS encoding geranylgeranyl reductase family protein has product MAAAAGEAGEAGEVWDVVVVGAGPAGSSAAYAAATAGRRVLLLEKAELPRYKTCGGGIIGPSRDALPPGFVLPFKDRIHAVTFSLEGRFHRTRRSKQMLFGLINRPEFDAALVAEAEKAGATVRTGTAVSRVEQHGASVPDRRTVAVVLADGETVLARAVVGADGSASRIGAHVGVEMEQVDLGLEAEIPVPDTVAADWKGRVLIDWGPLPGSYGWVFPKGDTLTVGVISAKGEGAATKRYLDDFIARLGLSGFEPAVSSGHLTRCRKPGSPLSRGRVLVAGDAAGLLEPWTREGISFALRSGRLAGEWAVKISEAQDAVDARRQALNYAFAVKAGLGVEMGVGKRMLTVFEAKPRLLHAAITGFRPAWLAFARITRGSMTLADMVRMYPLARKGLHLLDARQARSRGRAGDQG; this is encoded by the coding sequence GTGGCCGCGGCGGCCGGCGAGGCCGGCGAGGCCGGCGAGGTGTGGGACGTGGTCGTGGTCGGGGCCGGCCCCGCCGGGTCCTCGGCCGCGTACGCGGCGGCGACCGCCGGACGGCGGGTCCTGCTGCTGGAGAAGGCAGAACTGCCCCGGTACAAGACCTGCGGTGGAGGCATCATCGGCCCCTCCCGAGATGCGCTGCCGCCGGGTTTCGTGCTGCCCTTCAAGGACCGCATCCACGCGGTCACCTTCTCGCTCGAGGGGAGGTTCCACCGGACCCGGCGCTCGAAGCAGATGCTGTTCGGGCTGATCAACCGGCCCGAGTTCGACGCGGCGCTGGTCGCCGAGGCGGAGAAGGCCGGCGCGACGGTCCGTACGGGTACGGCGGTGTCGCGGGTCGAACAGCACGGCGCGTCCGTGCCCGACCGGCGGACCGTCGCGGTGGTACTCGCCGACGGTGAGACGGTGCTGGCCCGCGCCGTGGTCGGCGCGGACGGGAGCGCGAGCCGGATCGGCGCGCACGTCGGGGTCGAGATGGAGCAGGTCGACCTCGGCCTCGAAGCGGAGATCCCCGTGCCGGACACGGTCGCCGCGGACTGGAAGGGCCGGGTCCTCATCGACTGGGGCCCGCTGCCCGGCAGCTACGGCTGGGTCTTCCCCAAGGGGGACACCCTCACCGTCGGGGTGATCTCGGCGAAGGGCGAAGGCGCCGCCACCAAGCGGTACCTGGACGACTTCATCGCCAGGCTGGGCCTCTCCGGTTTCGAACCCGCCGTCTCCTCGGGGCACTTGACCCGCTGCCGCAAGCCCGGATCGCCGCTCTCGCGCGGGCGGGTGCTGGTCGCGGGTGACGCGGCCGGACTGCTGGAGCCGTGGACCCGGGAGGGCATCTCCTTCGCGCTGCGTTCGGGGCGGCTCGCCGGGGAGTGGGCCGTGAAGATCTCCGAGGCGCAGGACGCGGTGGACGCGCGCCGCCAGGCCCTCAACTACGCCTTCGCCGTCAAGGCCGGGCTGGGTGTGGAGATGGGCGTCGGCAAGCGGATGCTGACCGTGTTCGAGGCCAAGCCGAGGCTGCTGCACGCGGCGATCACCGGCTTCCGGCCCGCGTGGCTGGCCTTCGCCCGGATCACCCGGGGCTCGATGACGCTGGCCGACATGGTGCGCATGTACCCGCTGGCGCGCAAGGGGCTGCACCTGCTCGACGCCAGGCAGGCGCGAAGCCGGGGCAGGGCCGGGGACCAGGGCTGA
- a CDS encoding dipeptidase produces the protein MPSHPIAETVASLMPRAKQELSELVAFQSVADWAQFPQSESQAAANWVADALRTEGFEDVALLDTPDGTQSVYGFLPGPADAPTVLLYAHYDVQPPLDDAAWVSPAFELTERDGRWYGRGTADCKGGFILHLLALRALKANGGVPVNVKVIVEGSEEQGTGGLQQYASAHPQLLAADAVVIGDAGNFRTGLPTVTATLRGMCLLKVKIDTLGGNLHSGMFGGAAPDAMAALIQLLASLRAPDGSTTVDGLSSDAVWEGLQYPEADFRSDAKVLDGVELIGGGAIADRIWARPAVTVLAIDSPPLVGATPSVHASAGALVSLRVPPGVDTTDAIKLLEAHLVAHTPWKAHLELEVVGQGQPFQADTDSPAYASMAEAMAVAYPGQEMQISGMGGSIPLCNTLTSLYPEAEMLLIGLSEPEAQIHAVNESVSPEELERLSVTEALFLLNYAASKRA, from the coding sequence ATGCCGTCTCATCCGATCGCCGAGACCGTCGCCTCGCTGATGCCCCGCGCCAAGCAGGAGCTGTCCGAGCTGGTGGCTTTCCAGTCGGTGGCGGACTGGGCACAGTTCCCCCAGAGCGAGAGCCAGGCCGCCGCGAACTGGGTGGCCGACGCGCTGCGCACCGAGGGCTTCGAGGACGTGGCGCTGCTCGACACCCCGGACGGCACCCAGTCGGTGTACGGGTTCCTGCCCGGCCCGGCGGACGCCCCGACCGTTCTGCTGTACGCGCACTACGACGTACAGCCCCCGCTGGACGACGCGGCCTGGGTCTCCCCCGCCTTCGAGCTGACCGAGCGCGACGGTCGCTGGTACGGCCGCGGTACCGCCGACTGCAAGGGCGGGTTCATCCTGCACCTGCTCGCGCTGCGCGCCCTGAAGGCCAACGGCGGCGTCCCGGTGAACGTGAAGGTGATCGTCGAGGGTTCCGAGGAGCAAGGCACCGGCGGGCTCCAGCAGTACGCGAGCGCCCATCCCCAACTGCTGGCCGCCGACGCCGTCGTGATCGGTGACGCGGGCAACTTCCGTACGGGTCTGCCCACGGTCACCGCGACCCTGCGCGGGATGTGCCTGCTGAAGGTCAAGATCGACACCCTGGGCGGCAATCTGCACTCCGGCATGTTCGGCGGTGCCGCCCCCGACGCGATGGCCGCTCTGATCCAGCTGCTGGCCTCGCTGCGCGCGCCCGACGGGTCGACCACGGTCGACGGGCTGTCCTCGGACGCGGTGTGGGAGGGACTCCAGTACCCGGAGGCCGATTTCCGTTCCGACGCGAAGGTGCTGGACGGGGTCGAGCTGATCGGCGGGGGCGCGATCGCGGACCGGATCTGGGCCCGCCCCGCGGTCACCGTGCTGGCCATCGACTCCCCTCCGCTGGTCGGTGCGACCCCGTCGGTGCACGCGAGCGCGGGCGCGCTGGTGAGCCTGCGGGTGCCGCCGGGCGTGGACACCACGGACGCGATCAAGCTGCTGGAGGCGCACCTGGTCGCGCACACCCCGTGGAAGGCACACCTGGAGCTCGAAGTCGTCGGCCAGGGCCAGCCGTTCCAGGCGGACACCGACAGCCCGGCGTACGCGTCGATGGCCGAGGCCATGGCGGTGGCCTACCCGGGCCAGGAGATGCAGATCAGCGGCATGGGCGGGTCGATCCCGCTGTGCAACACGCTGACGTCTCTCTACCCGGAGGCGGAGATGCTGCTCATCGGCCTGAGCGAGCCGGAGGCGCAGATCCACGCGGTGAACGAGAGCGTCTCCCCGGAGGAGCTCGAGCGACTGTCGGTCACGGAGGCGCTCTTCCTCCTCAACTACGCCGCGTCCAAGCGCGCCTGA
- a CDS encoding MBL fold metallo-hydrolase: MDLVEVIPERLHMLRFPIGQAYLWRDGGALTLIDAGHAGSAAAIEGAIRSLGLRPERLERIVLTHCHGDHTGGAGELAARWGAEVLAHVLDAPVIRGERPVPEPVLLDWELPLYTHALANLPEAPATRVDRELVDGEVLPFGDGAVVVHAPGHTPGSIGVHLPAHGVLFTGDCVAAVGQVMLGVFNVDRAGAVDTFRRLASLSPSVACFGHGDPLTSDTAAVLLAAAEAASADPTDVT, encoded by the coding sequence ATGGATCTCGTCGAAGTCATCCCCGAACGGCTCCACATGCTCCGCTTCCCCATCGGCCAGGCCTATCTCTGGCGCGATGGAGGGGCCCTGACCCTGATCGACGCGGGCCACGCCGGATCGGCGGCCGCGATCGAGGGGGCGATACGTTCCCTCGGGCTGCGGCCGGAGCGGCTGGAGCGGATCGTCCTCACCCACTGCCACGGTGACCACACCGGCGGCGCGGGCGAACTCGCCGCCCGCTGGGGCGCGGAGGTGCTGGCGCACGTACTGGACGCGCCGGTGATCCGCGGGGAGCGGCCGGTCCCGGAGCCCGTACTGCTGGACTGGGAACTCCCTTTGTACACACACGCCCTGGCGAACCTCCCTGAGGCGCCGGCGACCCGGGTGGACCGGGAGCTCGTGGACGGCGAGGTACTCCCCTTCGGCGACGGCGCGGTCGTCGTCCACGCCCCGGGCCACACCCCGGGCAGCATCGGTGTCCACCTCCCGGCGCACGGCGTGCTGTTCACGGGCGACTGCGTCGCAGCCGTCGGCCAGGTGATGCTGGGCGTCTTCAACGTCGACCGTGCCGGGGCCGTCGACACCTTCCGGCGGCTGGCCTCCCTGTCACCCTCGGTGGCCTGCTTCGGCCACGGCGACCCCCTGACCTCGGACACCGCGGCCGTCCTGCTGGCGGCGGCGGAGGCGGCGTCCGCCGATCCGACGGACGTCACCTGA
- a CDS encoding NUDIX hydrolase, with product MIVWINGTFSAGKSSTARELTGLLPDSTLFDPEFIGDALRVLLPRKRLAEVSDYQDLPSWRRLVVDTAAAMLGELGGVLVVPMTLLRQEYRDEIFGGLAARRIPVRHVLLAPEETILRERIATREEPGSAADVDLRVRQWAYDHIPVYQHALGWLTADAHVIDNGTLTVRETAERIAEAVRTDAARVCDIVQTPQPTRETVAAGVLLFDDEDRVLLVDPTYKAGWEFPGGVVEAGEAPACAGVREVEEELGLVLERLPELLVVDWEPPGPPAGYGGLRLLFDGGRLPAARAATLRLPGPELRAWRFVTEEEAAELLPRARYERLRWALRARDRGRAAYLEAGQPVP from the coding sequence GTGATTGTCTGGATCAACGGCACTTTCAGCGCCGGGAAGAGCAGCACGGCACGTGAACTGACCGGTCTGCTGCCGGACAGCACCTTGTTCGACCCGGAGTTCATCGGCGACGCGCTGCGCGTGCTCCTCCCGCGCAAACGGCTCGCGGAGGTGTCCGACTACCAGGACCTGCCGAGCTGGCGGCGGCTCGTCGTGGACACGGCCGCGGCGATGCTCGGGGAGCTGGGCGGGGTGCTGGTGGTTCCGATGACGCTGCTCCGCCAGGAGTACCGGGACGAGATCTTCGGCGGGCTCGCGGCGCGCAGGATCCCGGTGCGGCACGTGCTGCTGGCCCCGGAGGAAACGATCCTTCGGGAGCGGATCGCGACCCGTGAGGAGCCCGGCTCCGCGGCGGACGTGGACCTGCGGGTGCGGCAGTGGGCCTACGACCACATACCGGTCTACCAGCACGCGTTGGGCTGGCTGACGGCCGACGCGCACGTCATCGACAACGGGACCCTGACCGTACGGGAGACGGCGGAGCGGATCGCCGAGGCCGTACGCACCGACGCGGCCCGGGTCTGCGACATCGTGCAGACCCCGCAGCCGACGCGCGAGACGGTGGCGGCCGGGGTACTGCTCTTCGACGACGAGGACCGGGTGCTGCTGGTGGATCCGACGTACAAGGCGGGGTGGGAGTTCCCCGGCGGAGTCGTCGAGGCGGGCGAGGCACCGGCGTGCGCCGGGGTCCGGGAGGTCGAGGAGGAGCTGGGACTCGTACTGGAGCGGCTCCCGGAACTCCTGGTCGTGGACTGGGAGCCGCCCGGGCCCCCGGCGGGGTACGGGGGACTGCGGCTGCTGTTCGACGGCGGTCGGCTCCCGGCGGCGCGGGCCGCGACGCTGCGGCTGCCCGGACCGGAGCTGCGGGCATGGCGGTTCGTGACGGAGGAGGAGGCCGCGGAACTGCTGCCGCGGGCGCGGTACGAGCGGCTCCGGTGGGCCCTGCGGGCGCGGGACCGGGGGCGGGCGGCGTACCTGGAGGCAGGACAGCCTGTTCCCTAG
- a CDS encoding LacI family DNA-binding transcriptional regulator, translating into MKDVAARAGVGLKTVSRVVNGEPGVTPDTEKRVQDAIDALGFRRNDSARVLRKGRTATVGLVLEDLSDPFYGPLNRAVEEVARAHGALLINGSSAEDPERERELALALCARRVDGLVVIPAGDDHRYLEPEIRAGVATVFVDRPAGRIDADVVLSDSFGGARDGVAHLIAGGHRRIGFIGDHPHIHTATERLRGYRAAMADAGLPVAESWISLGATAPERVSAAARSMLAGPAPVTALFAGNNRVTVTAVRVLAALPRPVALVGFDDFELADLLSPGITVIAQDAAALGRVATDRLFQRLAGADLAPARIELPTRLIPRGSGEIPPETTG; encoded by the coding sequence ATGAAGGACGTGGCGGCCCGGGCCGGCGTGGGCCTGAAGACGGTGTCGCGCGTGGTCAACGGCGAGCCCGGAGTCACCCCGGACACCGAGAAGCGGGTCCAGGACGCCATCGACGCGCTCGGATTCCGCCGCAACGACAGCGCGCGGGTCCTGCGCAAGGGCCGTACCGCCACCGTCGGCCTGGTCCTGGAGGACCTCTCCGACCCCTTCTACGGGCCCCTCAACCGAGCCGTGGAGGAGGTGGCCCGCGCCCACGGCGCGCTGCTCATCAACGGCTCGAGCGCCGAGGACCCGGAGCGGGAGCGGGAGTTGGCGCTCGCGCTGTGCGCCCGCCGGGTGGACGGCCTCGTGGTCATCCCGGCCGGGGACGACCACCGTTATCTGGAGCCGGAGATCCGGGCCGGGGTGGCCACGGTGTTCGTGGACCGCCCGGCGGGCCGGATCGACGCGGACGTCGTCCTGTCCGACAGCTTCGGCGGTGCCCGGGACGGAGTGGCCCACCTGATCGCGGGCGGCCACCGCCGGATCGGCTTCATCGGCGACCATCCGCACATCCACACGGCGACCGAGCGGCTACGGGGCTACCGCGCGGCAATGGCCGATGCCGGTCTGCCGGTCGCCGAATCCTGGATCTCCCTCGGCGCGACGGCCCCGGAGCGCGTCTCGGCCGCCGCCCGCTCGATGCTCGCCGGCCCGGCCCCGGTCACCGCCCTCTTCGCCGGCAACAACCGCGTGACGGTCACGGCCGTACGCGTGCTGGCGGCCCTGCCCCGCCCGGTGGCACTGGTCGGCTTCGACGACTTCGAACTCGCCGACCTCCTCAGTCCCGGCATCACCGTGATCGCCCAGGACGCGGCGGCCCTGGGCCGGGTGGCCACGGACCGCCTCTTCCAACGCCTCGCGGGCGCGGACCTCGCCCCGGCCCGGATCGAGCTCCCCACCCGTCTGATCCCCCGCGGCTCGGGCGAGATCCCGCCGGAGACCACCGGATGA